A region of Fibrobacter succinogenes subsp. succinogenes S85 DNA encodes the following proteins:
- a CDS encoding nucleotidyltransferase family protein has translation MTLCLETDQLETVQRILGLHFEGFEVWAYGTRVTGVDLTPDTDLELAVISDSPISLDDMTSVEKAFVESGLPFRVDIVDWSKLPESLQKQIKKEHSVIQEAADSFQ, from the coding sequence ATGACTCTTTGCTTAGAAACGGATCAGTTGGAAACCGTACAGAGAATTCTTGGGCTCCATTTTGAGGGCTTTGAAGTTTGGGCGTACGGCACGCGTGTCACGGGCGTAGATTTGACCCCGGATACGGATTTGGAATTGGCAGTCATCTCGGACTCCCCTATATCCCTTGATGACATGACTTCGGTGGAAAAGGCCTTTGTTGAAAGTGGACTCCCGTTCCGTGTCGATATTGTCGACTGGTCCAAGCTCCCCGAGTCTCTTCAAAAGCAAATCAAGAAAGAACATTCTGTCATTCAGGAGGCCGCCGATAGCTTCCAGTAA
- a CDS encoding ABC transporter substrate-binding protein — protein sequence MNRLLPLFLAAALSTMAFAQDDVEKVKSVVKSGRCSDAIAPLQKIYNASFRKLEGEKASVMLAECYLRTGKKDDAYDVASRFLEYHVKSAYRERMELARAVVDVEKGSVFDGVEAMLRVLSYSTNPAARSRAKDVAIQTLAASLLTADQLQALLEKYPVDREVMGWIQLQIGRECQNAKRYRAARYWYKKVLKTTSSENLQKTAKKGISALEGLGAGLPTVLVLAPLSGDFAEFGAAAVQGSLLAYEQANLKGKVNIIFQDTHADAAIALMRTQRAVNQDSIIAIIGPIMSAPATSVAAWLGSNFQHVPMLTPTATDAGIAKLGPNIFQVNLTMDILSQTIADFAIKCLDIREFGVMSPLGDFGTAMSESFTRAVERRGGAVVGFRNYEEGRPDYKTEFNLMRDVRFNQENRRRNIAKGLNDLNSVNPRDRKLYLADSTVEFPGLFIPATNPADAGAMVSQAAFNKVSGTYLGTSGWYGRELLIQGKRLVEGSYFSVPGLDMNKGNAAYTNFVKDFTARWGIEPGEDKVSGLSYDAANIIFTAFSAVSGNDDDMTHYINATKDFKGIYGDIKFRRGANANTKIVTVNKGKFEVVTACERQDKAKESAKSKKKK from the coding sequence ATGAATCGCTTGTTACCCCTATTTTTAGCTGCAGCCCTCTCTACCATGGCTTTCGCACAGGACGATGTCGAAAAGGTAAAGTCGGTGGTCAAGAGTGGTCGTTGCTCGGACGCGATTGCTCCGCTGCAGAAAATCTACAATGCATCTTTCCGTAAGCTTGAAGGCGAAAAGGCTTCTGTCATGCTTGCGGAATGCTACCTCCGCACAGGCAAGAAGGATGATGCTTACGATGTGGCTTCCCGCTTCTTGGAATACCATGTGAAGTCCGCTTACCGCGAACGTATGGAACTTGCCCGTGCCGTTGTCGATGTCGAAAAGGGTTCTGTGTTTGATGGTGTCGAAGCCATGCTCCGCGTGCTTTCTTACTCGACTAACCCAGCTGCAAGGTCTCGTGCTAAAGATGTCGCTATCCAGACTTTGGCGGCATCCCTCCTTACCGCAGACCAGCTCCAGGCATTGCTTGAAAAGTATCCTGTTGACCGCGAAGTGATGGGCTGGATACAGCTCCAGATCGGTCGCGAATGCCAGAACGCCAAGCGCTACCGCGCTGCGAGGTACTGGTACAAGAAGGTTCTCAAGACGACTTCTTCCGAGAATTTGCAGAAGACCGCCAAGAAGGGCATCAGCGCTCTTGAAGGCCTTGGTGCAGGGCTTCCGACCGTGCTCGTGCTCGCTCCGCTTTCCGGTGACTTCGCCGAATTCGGTGCTGCCGCTGTGCAGGGTTCCCTCCTCGCTTACGAACAGGCAAACCTCAAGGGCAAGGTGAACATCATCTTCCAGGACACGCACGCCGATGCCGCTATCGCTCTCATGCGTACGCAACGCGCTGTGAACCAGGATAGCATTATTGCCATTATCGGTCCTATCATGAGCGCTCCTGCAACGTCTGTCGCTGCATGGCTTGGCAGTAACTTCCAGCATGTGCCGATGCTTACTCCGACCGCAACGGACGCTGGCATTGCAAAGCTTGGCCCGAACATCTTCCAGGTGAACCTCACCATGGACATCCTCTCCCAGACGATTGCTGACTTCGCTATCAAGTGTCTTGACATTCGCGAATTTGGCGTGATGAGTCCGCTTGGTGATTTTGGTACGGCCATGTCTGAAAGCTTTACTCGCGCTGTTGAACGTCGTGGCGGTGCTGTTGTCGGCTTCCGCAATTACGAAGAAGGTCGCCCGGACTATAAGACTGAATTCAACCTTATGCGCGATGTTCGTTTCAATCAGGAAAACCGCCGTCGCAATATTGCTAAGGGCTTGAATGATTTGAACTCTGTGAACCCGCGTGACCGCAAGCTTTACCTCGCTGACTCTACTGTTGAATTTCCGGGTCTCTTCATTCCGGCTACAAACCCGGCAGATGCAGGAGCCATGGTGAGCCAGGCCGCATTTAACAAGGTTTCCGGCACGTATCTCGGAACATCTGGCTGGTACGGTCGTGAACTTTTGATTCAGGGCAAGCGCCTTGTTGAAGGTTCCTACTTCAGTGTTCCAGGGCTGGATATGAACAAAGGAAATGCCGCCTACACGAACTTCGTGAAGGACTTTACCGCCCGCTGGGGCATTGAGCCGGGTGAAGACAAGGTAAGCGGTCTCAGCTACGATGCCGCAAACATCATCTTTACGGCATTCTCCGCTGTTTCGGGTAATGACGACGACATGACGCATTACATAAATGCGACTAAAGATTTCAAGGGGATCTATGGTGATATCAAGTTCCGTCGTGGTGCAAACGCCAACACAAAGATCGTGACGGTGAACAAGGGCAAATTTGAAGTTGTGACGGCTTGCGAACGCCAGGACAAGGCAAAAGAATCCGCCAAGTCTAAAAAGAAGAAGTAA
- a CDS encoding tetratricopeptide repeat protein, which yields MLKRFIAPLLMVAGISVADELSFALSPAQNELAEKVTQKTMELNYVEAFNLARKLRLENDGVGCVFQNIIRVSMYDDKGDTTSLKVAAKNLETCKTEGLWDALRNFEIGYVLTETGHSVKGAMQTRSAASQFEDAKDYESKAFYAIYAYYVDNSFGWLPFKSDNREAYLKILDSGSLRSARFWPLFLTPLIWMHYDRKDYKTGLSLAERGLKKAPNHPVMLQIKADMLYRLERYDEAAAIYEKSAADYLERTGKSIRYWCSVLNLIRIYHDAGDEAKSQEQRKKLNDPDYQKIKKWMPGSLIDDLTDRKLI from the coding sequence ATGCTAAAGAGATTCATCGCACCGCTGTTAATGGTCGCCGGCATTTCCGTTGCCGACGAGCTTTCTTTTGCACTTTCTCCGGCGCAAAACGAACTTGCCGAAAAGGTCACGCAAAAGACGATGGAACTCAACTACGTCGAAGCATTCAACCTGGCCCGCAAGCTCCGTCTCGAAAACGATGGGGTAGGATGCGTGTTCCAGAATATCATCCGCGTGAGCATGTACGACGACAAGGGCGATACGACATCGCTCAAGGTCGCCGCCAAGAATCTTGAAACCTGCAAGACCGAAGGTCTGTGGGATGCGCTCCGCAATTTCGAGATAGGCTACGTGCTTACCGAGACAGGCCATTCCGTCAAGGGCGCCATGCAGACGCGCTCTGCCGCAAGCCAGTTCGAAGACGCTAAGGATTATGAGTCCAAGGCCTTCTATGCGATTTACGCGTACTATGTCGATAACAGCTTTGGTTGGCTCCCATTCAAGTCGGACAATCGCGAGGCCTACCTCAAAATTCTCGATTCCGGCTCCCTGCGTTCGGCACGTTTCTGGCCGCTGTTCCTGACTCCGCTCATCTGGATGCACTATGACCGCAAGGACTACAAGACGGGCCTTTCGCTTGCCGAACGTGGCCTCAAGAAGGCTCCGAATCATCCAGTGATGCTCCAGATCAAGGCCGACATGCTTTACAGGCTTGAACGCTACGACGAAGCCGCCGCTATTTACGAAAAAAGTGCCGCAGACTACCTTGAACGTACAGGAAAGTCCATTCGATACTGGTGCTCCGTATTGAACCTCATCCGCATCTACCACGATGCCGGTGATGAAGCCAAGTCCCAAGAACAGCGCAAAAAGCTCAACGACCCGGATTACCAGAAAATCAAGAAGTGGATGCCTGGTTCCCTCATTGACGACCTTACCGACCGCAAACTGATTTAA